In Nocardioides daphniae, the DNA window CCCCGACCCGTCGGCCAACCCCTACCTCGCCTTCTCGGCGCTGCTGCTGGCCGGCATCGACGGCATCAAGAACAAGATCGAGCCGCCGGACCCGATCGACAAGGACATCTACGAGCTGCCGCCGGACGAGATGGCCGAGATCGAGCAGGTGCCCACCTCGCTCGGTGCCGTCCTCGACGCGCTCGAGGACGACCACGACTACCTGACGGTCGGCAACGTCTTCACGCCCGACCTGATCGAGACGTGGGTCGACTACAAGCGCACCCAGGAGATCGAGCCGGTGCAGGCGCGTCCGCACCCGCACGAGTTCGAGCTCTACTACGACATCTGATTCGCACAGTTGGCTGACCAGTGGTTTTGCGGCTACTGGTCAGCTGACCAGCGGAAACGTCGTTCGACGCTTTCCATCAGTTTCCATCCGTGAGCGCCGTCTCGTGCGCCCAGGGTGCGCCAGTGCTAGACGCGGCCGCGTCGGGCCTCCGGCCCTGTCCGAGGGCCGTGTCTAGCGCTTGCCGCGCCTTGTCACCAGAGCTCGGCATCACATGGGTGTAGACCCTGAGCGTGAAGCCTGGATCGGCGTGGCCCAGGTACTCAGACACCGCCTTGATGCTGACGCCGTGCTCCAACCACAACGATGCACAGGTATGCCGTAGCGCATGCATCCCGTTGTCTCGCTCGGCAACGAGTCCGACGGCCTGTTGAGCAGGACGCCACACGGTTTGGTTGAAGTAGTTCCGGTTGAGCGGCTTGCCCTCACGACTGTAGAAGACCAAGCCCCGAGGGAGGGCGTGGTCCTGCGCTCCCCCGAGAGAGGCTGCAGCGACCCGAGATGCCGTTCGAGGTGTTCCAGGACCCAACCACCGACTGGAACCGAGCGCACACGTTGGTACTTCGGCAGAGCTGGAACCGGCTTGCCCGCCTCCAAGCGAATCTGTTGCCTCACATGGAGCGTTTCTGCAGCAGAATCAATGTCATGGACCCGGATACCGAACGCCTCCCCCTGGCGGAGTCCGCAACCTGCTGCGACAGCTACGAGGGCGCGAAAGCGCTCCGGAACCGCGTCCACCATCCCGAGAACCTGCTCTGGGGTCCACGGCCGGACCGCCCGCGTGGGACGCGAAGGCAAGCGCACAGACGCGGATCGAGCAGGGTTCCGAGGAATCAAGCCGTCATCACACGCGCCTTGAAGAATTGCGCCGAAGTTTGTCAGGAGAAGCTGCACGTACCGAGGTGCCAGCTCGTCGCTCAATCGCCTCAACCACCCCTGGATATCTGCTGGCCGGATCTGACGCAGCTCCCAGGCGCTCCACTGAGGCAGCAGGTGGACCCTGAGCCGCACGTCCATCGCCTCGCGGGTGGTGGGCGCAACGATCTGACGCTCCATCCATGTCACGGCATAGTCCGAGAAACGAGAGCGACCCGCGTTCACGTCGATGTACTCACCGCGGTTGAGTTGCCGCTGGAGCTCTACAGCGAAGCGGTCGGCGTCCACCTTGCGCTCGAACGACCGATTCCGCGATGCGCCTTCAAGATCCCGGTACCGCACTTGCCACCGCTGCCCCCGGCCGTAGCGCGGAGTCTTCGTTCGCTCCCCCGTCGCTTTGTCAACCGCCCACCAGCGGTCAGCCACCGACGCCACGAGTCAGCCCACCGCGCGGCACGCGGGGCTTTGGAGCCACGCAAGCACCGCTCGCGGGTCGTAGCGGCAATGACGGCCAACGCGAAAGAACGGCGGTCCCGTGCGCTTGTGATTCAGCTTGTAGAGAGTCGCCACCGGGATAGCCAGGAACTCAGCCGTCTCTTCCAAGGTCCACAGCCTCTCCGGAAGACCGCGGGTCATGCCATCACCCCGAGGCGCTTCTCTTGGAGCAAGGCAGCGAAGGCGCGCCCCGTCTCTTCTTCGTCCAACGCCAACTGTCGACCAACTCGCCTCATCGTCTGTTCGAGGTCCTCCGCTCCCAGCAGGGCGCCGCCCTGGCCACGTAGCCACGGAGTGCAGGCATGATGCGTCGCAGATCGCCTGCCACTGCGCCAGCGCGGACACGGTCAAGGCCGACAGCGCCTCCGCGCAGGGAGGCCTGTTGCACCTGTTGCCATTCCGCCGCAACGGGCCATCGGCTACGCGTCTCGTCTTCAGTCGGGATGCGGCAGGAGAGCCACTTCTCCGTGAGGTAGCCCCACAGCTCAGGCGCGTGCTCCAACGCCTGCTCGGGTTTGTCGATGCCGCATTCCTTGAGTACCTGGCGCCCAACCTGAAACTCAACCCGAAGTACCCGAGTCCCAGGGCGATAGGCGTCCCCCCACACGGACGGCCACCAGTCGGTGCCCTTCTTGGCAATCTCCGCCGTCTTGTCGTAGATCCGTGCCTTCACGGGCGACTTAGCCGACCCGAACATCAGCGTCTGCATCTCCGCGTCGTTCTCGTACATGACCGTCTGAGCGGATCTGGCAACGAAAGCGGCTCGATCCTCGGAGCTCAACAGCCACCCCTGAGAGTCCATGTAGACATCCAGCCGGGAGACCTTCCACTCCACGGCGCCAAGCAGCAGCTCCACAAGGTCGCGCCACCAGGACAGGGCCGCCTCCACGCCGACGGCGTGCAAGAACGCCGCTCGCGGCTGAACCTGAACCGTCGGAAGCGCGGCGCTCGTCGTGAGCCCCAGGAGTCCGTGCTGGTGCTCCAACCTAAACGGATAGCGGTTCAGGGACGTGCCGGACACCTGCAACAACACTCCCCCGGCGTCCAGCAGCTCAGGCCTGCGAGTCTCGCGGGCCACTGCCTTGCTCTGTTCGAGGTCAGCGAGCAAGCAAGGCCGCAGAGATGACCCCGCGGCCAGAGAAGTACAACGAGTCAATCCCGGAGGCCAGCTCCGTCACTGTAGTCACATCATCCCGAAGTCCCATATCTGAGACTTTAGACGCGCCCCATTCTGTTGTCCAAGATTTGCGACTAGCCGGTCTAGTCCTCTTCCTGGCTCTGGGTCAAATACTCCGCAACGTCGATAGAAACCCCTGGCAGCGTGAACTCGTCAGGATGCTGTTTGAAGACCTTCCGGAAGGCAGCGACCTTGCGGAAGATCGATGAGCGGCTCATGCCTAGGCTCAGCAGACCCTCGAAGCCTCCGTGAAGCTGCCAGACCAGCCAGAAGCCAAGAAGGTCCGCGACGCTGTTCGCTGAGATGCTTCGAAGCCCGTCACCCACCGGCGTCCGCTCGATCAGCGGCTTCGTGATCACAGTGTTGACGGCCTTTGCGTACGCGTCCCAGGCGGCACGTGCCATCCCTTGACCTTCAGCGGACGGCATGCGCTCGGATCGGAAATCGTTCACCGGGACACGGTATCGACTTCCACCGACACTGACCGCATGACGGTCCAGACCGCTAGCGTTCGGCCCATGAGCCTGAAGGACATTACCCAGCCAAGAGCCGTCACGCAGGCGCTCAACGAGGCGCAGAAGCTTGGCCGCGCAGGGTTCCTCTCGAAGTACGGCTTCGGGAAGGCTCACAGGTACTTCGTCCTGTGGCAGGGCAGACACTTCGACTCGAAGGCGATCCTCGGAGCAGCCCACGGCTACCAGCACGGGACGCCACTCAAGCCGGCCGATTTCAGCGGCGGAGAGGACACCGTAGCCTCGCGTTTGCGAGCTCTCGGTTTCACTGTAGCTACCGACTCAGACTGGGTATACGACGAGGGTGACGTGACTCTTGGCAGCAACATTGCTCAGCGCTACGGGGGCAGCGACCAAGGCGGGATCCGTCCGTCCACCTCCACCCCGAACATCTTTCTCTTCACCGACCCTGAAGAGGGCGTGAAGAGCGGCTACAACTTTGACCGCTGGGACGACGCGAATCCTGATCTGTTTCACTACACCGGCGGCGGCCAATACGGCGATCAGAGCCTGAGCCATCGAAACGGATCCATCCTCAACCACGCGGAGGCCGGCCGTACCCTTCGCCTGTTCCACACCCTCGACTCGAAGAAGCGGCGGGGCGGCAAGCGCCAGGAGTACCTAGGTGCCTTCTACGTCGATCCATCGAACCCCTACCGCGGGGAGGACGCCGTCGGACGGGACGGCCTCATGCGCAAGGTGGTTGTCTTCCACCTGTTGAAGGACTCGGCCGCTCCAACGCCCGGCAAGAACACCGCTGGCCCCGAGCTCGCCAGCACGGCACCAACGGATCAATCCCTAGAGTCCGCGCCTGACAACACGCCAACGGGAATCCTCCCACCGGGAACCACTGTGGAGCCAGGACCGAACGCGACCAGGGGCGCGGACATCACCGTAATCGACTCCGAGAACCACAAGGAGATGGAGTTTCTGGTCCCCGCTCAGGAAGCGACCATCGCCAAGAAGGTTGAGGCTGAGCTGGTGGAGGACTTCCAGTCTTGGCTTCAGGACCAGGGACACGCGACGCGTCGCGTGAGGATCAAGGTGGCTGGCGAGAAGTACACGCTCGTCACCGACACCTATGACGTGACTGCCAACCACCTCTTCGAGGCCAAGGCAAACGCGGACCGCAACTCTGTGCGCCTGGCCATCGGCCAGTTGATGGACTACATGCGCTTCATGCCCGAACCAGAACCCGAGGGCTACATCCTCCTGCCGGAAGCTCCCATCATCGATCTGGAGAAGCTGATCTTCGTGGCCGGCTTCGGATACGTGTACCCAGAGGGTGACGAGTGGATCTACGAAATCTGACCAATGCAGTTTGAGGGTGCTGTGTTACAGCGAACGCACCCCACACGGAGGTAACTGATGTACGAGCACAACCCGCCACCCACACCTCAACGCTTGCACGCTCTTTCCCTCACGCAATGGCGCCAGTTTGAAGACTTGGAGCTCGACCTAAGTCATCGCGTGACCATCTTGACGGGCGAGAACGGGACGGGGAAGACAACTCTGCTTAAATTGATAGGGAAACACTTCCAAGCCCCGTCAAGCTTTATAGCTTCCCCCAGACGGGAAGCCGATGGGACCATGAGTTGGCTCGCGGACCCGGACTCCAGATCAAACGAGCGCTCCGTGGGAACCTTCACCTATGGAACGGAGTCAGGACAACTAATTTCCGCGCCCGCTTTCATTCATTCAGCTGGAGTAAACCACAACGCCAACGTTCCCGCATTGCTTCCCGGAATCTTTATCGCGTCACACAGTCGCGTTGGAGCACACCACGGATACGGGGCAATTCCCCTAACTTTTCCCTCCACATCGGAGATCTTAGAACGCGGCAGAGGAGCTGCCGCCGTCCTCTTAGCAGGCGATTCGTACGGCGGCCCTACGATTCAATCGACCATCAAGGAAACGCTCATTTCAGCCGCGATTCTCGGCTACGGGAATCAGGCGATGCAGCCAGATCCGAGGGCACTCGATATTTGGGTGAACTTCCAGGAGGTCCTCCGCTCTCTCCTGCCTTCGACGCTCGGATTTAAGCAACTTGCAATTGCACTTCCGGAGCTCATGATTGAGCGCGACGAAGGAGAGGCATTCCTACTCGAAGCCAGCTCCGGTGGAATAACGAAACTGATAGAGATCGGATGGCTACTTTATCTCCAAAGTCTGGAAACCCCTGAGTTCACCGTGTGCATTGACGAACCAGAGAATCACCTCCACCCGAGCCTTCAACGCACCCTGCTGCCAGGACTACTCCGGGCCTTTCCAGGGGCACGCTTTATCGTCGCGACACATAGCCCGTTTGTAGTAACCGCCTCACCCGACGGGCATGTATACGCCCTCGAGTACGAGGAGGGGTCGGTGCAAGCAAGATCCCTTGACTTCCGCGGCAAAGCTGCCAGTGCCGACGCCACATTGCGCAGAGTCCTTGGCGTGCAAAGCACCATGCCAGTCTGGGTAGAGCAGCGTCTGTCCGAGGCCCTTAACAGGGCGGCCACACAAGGCTCGACACAATCGCTCCTATCCCTTCATCGCCAAATGAATGAGCTGGGCCTCAACGACGAATTCCCCGCTACCCTAGAATCTCTCAAAGAAATCGCTGAGGCTCGCGATGAGGAAGATTGAGCGGTCATCCAAGCCGGCCACGTTGGTCAAAAACTCAGACCTTTGGACTGAGAATTATCTTAACGCCGTCAAAGGTGCGAAGAAAGATCTTCCCACCCCATGGAAGCATCCGGAAATAAGGTCGGCCCTAGAGGGCGACACGTTCAAAAAGTGCGCTTACTGCGAAGTGCTTATCAGCGACTGCGCGTACGCCCACATAGAGCATATCGAGCCCAAGTCCAAAGTCCCATCCAAAGTGGTCGAGTGGGAGAATCTCACACTGGCGTGCCCGCGGTGCAACCAAAACAAGTCAGACTATTATGAGCCTCAGGAACCACTACTCAACCCCTATGCTGATGAACCCAACGAGCACTTGGAGTTCTTAGCCGGCGGCGTGTACGCGCGCCCAGGGAGCTTGCCCGGTCGAAGAACCGTACTTCATCTGGATCTCCAACGTGCCGATCTTCTGTGGTCACGCATGACTGTCTTTGAGTCCTTCAAGCGACTTCTTCGCCTTTGGGAGGAGGCCGACGGCGAAGACAGGCAACTGGCGGCACTAGAAGTTGGCCGAATGCTTCACCCAACAAATGAGTTCAGCGCCTTCCTAGTAGCCGAAGCCCGACGGGTCAACTTCCCCGTTACTTAGCCACGGGGTGGGCGGGAAGCGCCCCTCCACACTTCGCTCCGCTCAGCGCGGAGCCTCTGCGCACCCGAGAATCCCACCCACCCCTCCCGTGCGCCCACCGTGCGCCGGCGAGTAGGGACACCAGCCATCGACGCAGCTCAGGACGGCAATCAACTCAGTCTCTCCCCCTACTACGACATCTGATCCACGCCTGAACCACGAAAGGGCCTCTGACCTGCAGGTATGCATGATCAGGGGCCCTTTCGCTTGGGCTCTGGAGGCCCAAATACCGCAGGAATACCGCAGAAGATCCGCGGGAGCGATCTTCGACGGCTCCTGACGGTTCTGCGCGCACCCGCCGTGGACATGAATAGGCTCGCGCCGTGGTCGATATCGAGGCGAACCTCAACAGGTTCCTGGGTACGCGCGAGCCGACGCTGCGCTATGCATCGTTCGACTACTGCTTCAACTACTTCCAGTCCCACAGTCAGGACCCGGGCCGGCTGGTCACCTCCGGAGGCTTGGAGACAAGTTGCCTCCAACTTGGCTTCTACCTCGCAAGTTGGGGCATGCTGCGTGGATCCTCGGCCCTGCTCTGGCGTAGTTCGAAGCACCTCGTGCCGCTCGTCGATCTGATCGCCAACGACCTCGACTACCTCTGGGGGTTGGATGTCGATGGATACGACGCAGAAACGATCGCCAAGCTGTCGGTTGCTGGCGAAGGTAAGTGAGCGACCGTGCGCGTGACGCTGCCCTCTTCACATCCGATCTCGCACATCAAGCTCATCGCGATTGACTACGATTCCGGGCACTGCTCGATCGTCGCGGTGGA includes these proteins:
- a CDS encoding tyrosine-type recombinase/integrase, with translation MGPGTPRTASRVAAASLGGAQDHALPRGLVFYSREGKPLNRNYFNQTVWRPAQQAVGLVAERDNGMHALRHTCASLWLEHGVSIKAVSEYLGHADPGFTLRVYTHVMPSSGDKARQALDTALGQGRRPDAAASSTGAPWAHETALTDGN
- a CDS encoding helix-turn-helix transcriptional regulator, with protein sequence MTRGLPERLWTLEETAEFLAIPVATLYKLNHKRTGPPFFRVGRHCRYDPRAVLAWLQSPACRAVG
- a CDS encoding AAA family ATPase, with amino-acid sequence MYEHNPPPTPQRLHALSLTQWRQFEDLELDLSHRVTILTGENGTGKTTLLKLIGKHFQAPSSFIASPRREADGTMSWLADPDSRSNERSVGTFTYGTESGQLISAPAFIHSAGVNHNANVPALLPGIFIASHSRVGAHHGYGAIPLTFPSTSEILERGRGAAAVLLAGDSYGGPTIQSTIKETLISAAILGYGNQAMQPDPRALDIWVNFQEVLRSLLPSTLGFKQLAIALPELMIERDEGEAFLLEASSGGITKLIEIGWLLYLQSLETPEFTVCIDEPENHLHPSLQRTLLPGLLRAFPGARFIVATHSPFVVTASPDGHVYALEYEEGSVQARSLDFRGKAASADATLRRVLGVQSTMPVWVEQRLSEALNRAATQGSTQSLLSLHRQMNELGLNDEFPATLESLKEIAEARDEED
- a CDS encoding HNH endonuclease; amino-acid sequence: MRKIERSSKPATLVKNSDLWTENYLNAVKGAKKDLPTPWKHPEIRSALEGDTFKKCAYCEVLISDCAYAHIEHIEPKSKVPSKVVEWENLTLACPRCNQNKSDYYEPQEPLLNPYADEPNEHLEFLAGGVYARPGSLPGRRTVLHLDLQRADLLWSRMTVFESFKRLLRLWEEADGEDRQLAALEVGRMLHPTNEFSAFLVAEARRVNFPVT